ATGCAGCTATCCTCAAGAGCAAGGCCGATATGCTTAATAAAGAGCAATTTTCAGCCCTTCACTACACAGCGCCAGGGACAGATTTGACACTTGGTTTGCCAAAGAACCACGTTTGGGAATCAGCTGGCGCTATTAATGCGCAGGGCGAAGGATTCTTGCCAAATATGCCGACAGAGGAAGTCTTCACAGCGCCTGACTTCCGTCGCGCAGATGGTTATGTCACTTCTACAAAACCGCTTAGCTATAACGGAAATATCATTGAAGGTATTAAGGTAACCTTTAAGGATGGACAAATCGTAGATATCACTGCTGAGAAGGGTGATCAGGTCATGAAAGACCTTGTCTTTGAAAATACGGGGGCGCGTGCCTTAGGTGAATGTGCCTTGGTACCAGATCCAAGCCCAATTTCTCAGTCAGGCATTACCTTCTTTAACACCCTTTTCGATGAGAATGCGTCAAACCACTTGGCTATCGGTGCAGCCTATGCGACTAGCGTAGTTGGTGGAGCGGAGATGAGCGAAGAGGAGCTTGAAGCTGCAGGGCTTAACCGTTCAGATGTTCACGTAGACTTTATGATTGGTTCTAACCAAATGAATATCGATGGTATCCGTGAGGATGGGACACGTGTACCACTCTTCCGTAACGGAGATTGGGCAAATTAAGGAGATAATATGTTAGGAAGTATGTTCGTTG
The Streptococcus toyakuensis genome window above contains:
- a CDS encoding aminopeptidase, whose protein sequence is MVLPNFKENLEKYAKLLAANGINVQPGHTLALSIDVEQRELAHLIVKEAYALGAHEVIVQWTDDVINREKFLHAPMERLDNVPEYKIAEMNYLLENKASRLGVRSSDPGALNGVDADKLSASAKAMGLAMKPMRIATQSNKVSWTVAAAAGLEWAKKVFPNAASDEEAVDLLWDQIFKTCRVYEADPVKAWEEHAAILKSKADMLNKEQFSALHYTAPGTDLTLGLPKNHVWESAGAINAQGEGFLPNMPTEEVFTAPDFRRADGYVTSTKPLSYNGNIIEGIKVTFKDGQIVDITAEKGDQVMKDLVFENTGARALGECALVPDPSPISQSGITFFNTLFDENASNHLAIGAAYATSVVGGAEMSEEELEAAGLNRSDVHVDFMIGSNQMNIDGIREDGTRVPLFRNGDWAN